The genomic window CTGACCGGCCTCTACAACAAGGCTACGACGGAACGGCTGATCCGCGAGTTCCTGCGCGAGACGGACACGACGACGATGCACGCGCTGCTCATCATCGACATCGACGACTTCAAGCTCGTAAACGACAGGCTTGGGCACATGTACGGCGACGTGGTGCTTGCGACGCTTGCGCAGTGCCTCACGCCCATTTTCAGGGGGAACGACGTCATAGGAAGAATAGGCGGCGACGAGTTCTTTGTATTCATGAAAAACATCAACACGGAGAGCGTCGCAGTCGCGAAGGCTGAGACGATATGCAGCCTGTTTCGCAGAAATTATTGCGAAAATAACGCGAGCTGCCGAATTTCCGCAAGCATCGGCATCGCCATTTTCCCGTCGCACGGCATAGGCTTTGAGGCGCTCTACAAAAACGCCGATTCCGCGCTTTACGTGGCGAAGGCGGGAGGCAAGGACAGCTGCAAGGTCTACGACCCAAACATACACGCGAACTACACCTCAAGCCGGACGGAGATAGAAACGTCGGAGATGCCGAGGCATGAACTGTAAATATTAGGTAACCCTGTCGTTCTTTTCGGCGTTATAATACATGAAAAGAAACGGCGGTGGATTTGTTTGTCTGTGACCGGAGGAGCCGCTTCCGTGGTGAACAGCCTCTTTTCATCGCTGAAGCACAAAAATTTCAGAATATTTTGGACGGGCCAGTGCATTTCGCTGATGGGAACGTGGATGCAGCGCACGGCGCTCGTCTGGATGGTCTACACGATAACGGACTCTCCGTTTAAGGTGGGGCTTGTCGGCGTCGCTCAGTTTCTTCCGATGCTCCTGTTCACGCTCTTCGCCGGAGCCGTGGTTGACCGCTTTTCAAAACGAAAACTGCTGATAGCGACACAGTCGCTGCTTATGCTGCAGGCGCTTGCCCTTGCGCTGCTTGCCTTTTTCAACGCGGAACAATACTGGCTATTGCTTGCGCTCTGCGCGCTACTTGGACTGACTACTACGATAGACATGCCGGCGCGCCTTTCGTTTTTCATGGACCTCGTCGGCAAAGAGGACATCATGAACGCCGTCTCGCTGAACTCCAGCATCGTCAATCTGGCGCGCATAATAGGTCCCGCCGCGGCGGGCGCGGTGATGGCGGCCGGAGGCGCGGCGTTGTGCTTTTTCATCAACGCGGTGAGCTTCCTCGCAGTCATATACAGCCTGACGCGCATCAACACGAAAGAACGAAAAGCCGAACCAAAAAAGCAGAGCGTCACTAAAGAGGTCTTTGAGGGTCTGCGTTATATAAAAGAAAGCAGCGTACTGCTCGTAACCGTCATCTTTCTCGCCGTCTTCTGCACCTTCGCGATGAACAACGACGTCATAATCCCCGTCTTTGCGAAGACGGTCTTGGGCATGGGCGCGGAGGCCTACACGCGGCTGCTCTCCGCCGCGGGCGCCGGTTCACTTTTGGGGGCCAT from Cloacibacillus sp. includes these protein-coding regions:
- a CDS encoding MFS transporter, which produces MTGGAASVVNSLFSSLKHKNFRIFWTGQCISLMGTWMQRTALVWMVYTITDSPFKVGLVGVAQFLPMLLFTLFAGAVVDRFSKRKLLIATQSLLMLQALALALLAFFNAEQYWLLLALCALLGLTTTIDMPARLSFFMDLVGKEDIMNAVSLNSSIVNLARIIGPAAAGAVMAAGGAALCFFINAVSFLAVIYSLTRINTKERKAEPKKQSVTKEVFEGLRYIKESSVLLVTVIFLAVFCTFAMNNDVIIPVFAKTVLGMGAEAYTRLLSAAGAGSLLGAMTMAALAKHGVKKWLLPTSAAAGTLILLSMLFCRWYTPSLIMTALLGFFNLVFLNCGNSIFQIYTPEKYRGRVMSVYSMITVGATPIGNFFAGSVMQAFGGWAGWPVCGAGCALSLWLLLRKKFEIVKEWYKQ